A region from the Ptychodera flava strain L36383 chromosome 12, AS_Pfla_20210202, whole genome shotgun sequence genome encodes:
- the LOC139145300 gene encoding adenylate cyclase type 10-like produces MFTQKKAFGQPKADSKVVKGEDYSSQLISHVPDIVISQGLQQKLPHAHQMFGVLMFVDVSGFTALCEKYSADPKKGADALTKTLNEYIGAIVENVLDFEGDVIKFAGDAILAFWETSVKTVLHGLASAVRCGLNIQDKCDDWDTEVGVQLRVKIGIAAGPLFITFLGNQETQQFVMSGSCIENVRNAEGAASPGLVVLSPKAWKVLPDKELAKFALMEDSKHVKIIRTDKEWAKVFGVRPSKEKTKLSKKKSGKFNASLPRKRQNISTVVRKGMLEPYIATPVMHKIEEQQPLEYLCELRQVSIVFINLTLDNVPKEEECFILQDTFNAILETVNQFQGSLNKIFMFDKGCTFLVIFGLPGYKHENECAHALQCSHRIRERLGKVRKVTRASVGVTTGNVFTGVVGHPDRCEYTVIGRKVNMAARLMMHYPGLIATDDETYRLSKLGDYCFKQLPIKEMKGVKQAGIIRHYLENQRASQHGLNIVDSGHPLLGYGDEMSQFSSALRLITDHRERSHRRFVIFEGEPGVGKTRVLMSATDEAIQRRHKVISCPLWMNDSGTPYYTIKRLLLILFHMDNCTNHLQREEVLFNAVDAAAEGVRDNLCLLNDLLGLQIPYGEQFAHMSTSKRDMELKNLLVKLVHQVTTKHCLIFAIDDAHFIDNESWELLGDLAADSNAVCVMTMRPFPPNMKPCKAALDILNNNFTMHIKLCGLEPQYMEPLACQFLDVVKVPLDLIKILETRSHGLPSWVEALVSELKATDKLKIIPDPTSMDRSQYICIVTPKVKLNELPVPDSLKGMLLAKVDRLNAGDRMVVKCAAVIGMSMGRDLLLKVVPNSNAKKVMASINNLVRANLMDYVDYESDQNTLRFRTGLMQECAYSLLTESQRKKLHGRVATFLEECYLKDKQEDKSFINKFKMGFMSSKTDLERSESKSSEKSETGKDESDLTTVYPQLVRHWRAAGNKAKTLQYLIKVGSIAITTGHNMQAMSYLAQAKNLNPSTEQQAFIDDLLGLALNWSLRTFSDSTKGRQTKWRGAVRKLVRGSKAELAMKQTETSEKSSEDSFTEYTYYDHQGNVAYVKGGRWRRRLLVTILFGLIVFGIAGAIHMYHLD; encoded by the exons GATTCACGGCACTATGCGAGAAGTACAGCGCCGATCCAAAGAAAGGCGCCGACGCACTGACAAAGACACTCAACGAATACATTGGTGCGATCGTCGAAAACGTGCTAGACTTTGAGGGCgatgtgatcaaatttgcaG GCGACGCCATCCTCGCCTTTTGGGAGACCTCAGTCAAGACTGTACTCCATGGATTGGCTAGCGCTGTGAGATGTGGCCTGAATATTCAGGACAAGTGTGATGATTGGGACACTGAAGTTGGAGTCCAGCTAAGAGTCAAAATAG GTATTGCAGCCGGTCCGCTATTCATCACTTTCCTTGGTAACCAGGAGACCCAACAATTTGTCATGTCAGGATCCTGCATTGAAAACGTCAGAAACGCAGAGGGCGCAGCCAGTCCGGGTCTGGTCGTCTTGTCGCCGAAAGCGTGGAAAGTTTTACCCGACAAGGAGCTCGCCAAATTTGCGCTCATGGAGGACTCAAAACACGTCAAg ATTATCCGCACGGACAAAGAGTGGGCCAAAGTTTTCGGTGTAAGGCCATCAAAAGAAA AAACCAAACTAAGCAAGAAAAAATCAGGGAAATTCAATGCATCGTTGCCTAGGAAACGCCAAAACATTAGTACAGTCG TACGTAAAGGAATGTTGGAGCCATACATAGCAACCCCCGTCATGCACAAG ATCGAGGAACAGCAACCACTGGAATATCTGTGCGAGCTCCGTCAGGTCTCCATCGTCTTCATCAACCTGACTCTGGACAATGTACCCAAAGAGGAAGAGTGCTTCATCCTTCAGGATACGTTTAACGCCATCTTGGAAACGGTCAACCAATTTCAAG gCAGCCtcaacaaaatattcatgtttgaCAAG GGCTGCACATTCCTTGTGATATTTGGACTTCCCGGGTACAAGCACGAAAACGAATGCGCTCACGCCTTGCAGTGTTCACATAGGATCAGAGAAAGACTTGGGAAAGTGCGCAAAGTGAC TCGGGCGTCAGTCGGAGTGACAACCGGTAATGTATTCACAGGCGTAGTCGGTCACCCTGATAGGTGTGAATACACAG TGATTGGACGAAAAGTGAATATGGCGGCGCGACTGATGATGCATTACCCAGGACTCATTGCGACCGATGACGAAACCTATCGACTGTCCAAGCTCGGTGACTACTGCTTCAAACAACTTCCGATCAAAGAAATGAAAGGAGTTAAACAGGCCGGTATTATTAGACACTACCTGGAAAATCAAAg AGCGAGCCAGCATGGATTAAACATAGTTGACAGCGGTCATCCACTATTGG GTTACGGAGACGAAATGTCACAGTTCAGTTCTGCCTTGCGTCTGATCACGGACCATCGTGAGAGAAGTCATCGTCGCTTCGTGATCTTCGAGGGTGAACCAGGTGTCGGGAAGACACGGGTTCTGATGTCAGCCACCGATGAGGCGATTCAGCGGAGACACAA GGTAATATCGTGTCCTCTGTGGATGAACGACTCCGGTACACCGTACTACACCATCAAGAGGCTGTTGCTCATCCTCTTCCACATGGACAATTGCACCAATCACCTGCAGCGAGAGGAGGTTCTGTTCAACGCAGTGGATGCCGCGGCTGAAGGCGTGAGGGACAATCTGTGTCTGTTGAATGACTTGCTTGGTCTCCAG ATTCCCTACGGCGAACAATTCGCTCACATGAGTACATCAAAACGGGATATGGAATTAAAGAATCTTCTTGTCAAGCTTGTCCACCAG GTTACTACCAAGCATTGTTTGATCTTCGCCATCGACGACGCCCACTTTATCGACAACGAGTCCTGGGAACTTCTCGGTGATCTGGCAGCCGACTCCAACGCTGTGTGCGTCATGACCATGAGACCTTTCCCGCCCAACATGAAGCCATGCAAAGCCGCTCTGGATATACTTAACAATAACTTTACAATGCACATTAAGTTGTGCGGACTGGAGCCTCAGTATATGGAACCCCTCGCATGTCAATTCCTTGATGTTGTCAAGGTGCCTTTGGATCTTATCAA AATTCTCGAGACACGTAGCCATGGGTTACCGTCCTGGGTGGAGGCCTTGGTGAGCGAGCTGAAGGCGACTGACAAACTGAAAATAATTCCTGACCCAACCAGTATGGACCGCAGCCAGTATATCTGTATTGTTACACCCAAAGTCAAACTCAATGAATTGCCTGTACCAGATTCTCTGAAAG GTATGCTTCTTGCAAAAGTCGATCGACTCAATGCTGGCGATCGCATGGTTGTCAAGTGTGCAGCGGTGATAGGCATGTCCATGGGGCGAGACCTGCTATTGAAAGTCGTTCCAAACTCCAACGCGAAGAAGGTGATGGCGTCCATCAACAACCTGGTGAGGGCCAACCTCATGGACTATGTGGACTACGAAAGTGATCAGAACACCCTTCGTTTCAGAACAGGTCTGATGCAGGAATGTGCCTATTCTCTGTTGACAGAGAGCCAGCGAAAGAAACTACATGGCAGAGTGGCCACGTTTCTCGAGGAATGCTATCTGAAGGACAAGCAAGAAG aTAAATCATTTATAAACAAGTTCAAAATGGGATTTATGTCATCAAAGACCGACCTGGAGCGATCTGAAAGCAAGTCAAG TGAGAAGAGCGAGACGGGCAAAGACGAGAGTGACCTGACAACCGTGTACCCTCAGCTGGTGCGTCACTGGAGAGCTGCTGGTAACAAAGCAAAAACACTCCAGTACCTCATCAAAGTCGGCTCTATTGCCATTACTACCGGTCATAACATGCAG GCAATGTCATATCTTGCCCAAGCCAAGAACTTGAATCCGTCCACAGAACAGCAGGCCTTCATTGATGATCTTCTCGGTCTG GCTTTGAATTGGAGTTTACGAACGTTCAGCGACAGCACTAAG GGTCGACAAACAAAGTGGAGAGGAGCTGTTCGCAAATTGGTTCGTGGCAGTAAGGCAGAACTTGCGATGAAACAAACTGAAACGAGCGAAAAGAGCAGCGAAGACAGCTTTACGGAGTACACTTACTATGATCACCAAGGCAACGTCGCCTATGTTAAGGGTGGACGATGGCGACGTCGCCTTCTCGTCACCATTTTATTCGGACTGATAGTCTTCGGGATCGCCGGTGCCATTCATATGTACCATCTCGATTGA